The following proteins come from a genomic window of Corallococcus sp. NCRR:
- a CDS encoding N-acetylmuramoyl-L-alanine amidase-like domain-containing protein, whose translation MSLWGVCALALLSQAPAKNPPVPPARAVPASLTAPAQSAAPAAPPVRENGWSALTPEQRAALIADKAESPLAERLLGMSEKFLNTPYVLSPLGEGQGVDPDPTFRLDAVDCLTFVEETLALGLAHGEPEVPALLERIRYASTPTYEDRNHLMEAQWLPNNIKKGLLVDVTRRYAKEDTVSVTKTLTAHTWQSKSSMALQLPRERQPVGTFTLDMIPLDKVLGHARGVASGTILVVMREDLPLKATRITHLGFVVQKKKRTYLRHASRGGYNRVVDEDLETFLARNARYDKWKVTGVSLFEARRPPATLASQPAPAQGSADVGSP comes from the coding sequence GTGAGCCTCTGGGGTGTCTGCGCGCTCGCGCTGTTGTCCCAGGCTCCCGCGAAGAACCCGCCCGTGCCCCCGGCGCGCGCGGTGCCCGCGTCGCTCACCGCGCCCGCGCAGTCGGCGGCCCCGGCGGCTCCGCCCGTGCGGGAGAACGGCTGGAGCGCGCTCACCCCCGAGCAGCGCGCGGCCCTCATCGCCGACAAGGCCGAGTCCCCGCTGGCGGAGCGCCTGCTGGGCATGAGCGAGAAGTTCCTCAACACGCCCTATGTCCTGTCGCCGCTGGGCGAAGGGCAGGGCGTGGATCCCGACCCCACCTTCCGCCTGGACGCGGTGGACTGCCTCACCTTCGTGGAGGAGACGCTGGCCCTGGGCCTGGCGCACGGCGAGCCGGAGGTGCCGGCGCTGCTGGAGCGGATCCGCTACGCGAGCACGCCCACCTACGAGGACCGCAACCACCTGATGGAAGCGCAGTGGCTGCCCAACAACATCAAGAAGGGCCTCTTGGTGGACGTGACGCGCAGGTACGCGAAGGAGGACACCGTCTCCGTCACCAAGACGCTCACCGCGCACACCTGGCAATCAAAGTCGTCCATGGCGCTGCAGCTGCCCCGCGAGCGTCAGCCCGTGGGCACCTTCACCCTGGACATGATTCCGTTGGACAAGGTGCTCGGGCACGCGCGTGGCGTGGCCTCTGGCACCATCCTGGTCGTGATGCGCGAGGACCTGCCGCTGAAGGCCACGCGCATCACCCACCTGGGCTTCGTGGTGCAGAAGAAGAAGCGCACGTACCTGCGCCACGCGTCCAGGGGCGGCTATAACCGCGTGGTGGACGAGGACCTGGAGACGTTCCTCGCCCGCAACGCGCGCTACGACAAGTGGAAGGTGACGGGCGTGAGCCTCTTCGAGGCCCGGCGTCCGCCCGCCACGCTCGCGTCCCAGCCCGCGCCCGCTCAAGGCAGCGCGGACGTGGGCTCGCCCTGA
- a CDS encoding response regulator, translating into MDGERIKVLLVEDDGDSRELLAELLEDDFEVTTASDGVAGLKAFEATHPDVVVTDESLPGMNGTELAQQVKEREPRARVVLVSGYAQVEGADYCDAVLRKPIDVERLSRMVGELGDAARH; encoded by the coding sequence ATGGACGGCGAGCGAATCAAGGTGCTGCTGGTGGAGGACGACGGGGACAGCCGCGAGCTCCTGGCGGAGCTCCTGGAGGACGACTTCGAGGTCACCACCGCGTCGGACGGCGTGGCGGGACTGAAGGCGTTCGAGGCCACGCACCCCGACGTCGTCGTGACGGATGAATCCCTGCCCGGAATGAACGGCACGGAGCTGGCGCAGCAGGTGAAGGAGCGCGAGCCCAGGGCCCGCGTCGTCCTCGTCTCCGGCTACGCACAGGTGGAGGGCGCGGACTACTGCGATGCCGTGTTGCGCAAACCCATTGACGTGGAGCGCCTGAGCCGCATGGTGGGCGAGCTGGGAGACGCGGCGCGGCACTGA
- the hpf gene encoding ribosome hibernation-promoting factor, HPF/YfiA family: MKVQLRGVHLGLNDNLKAYVDTHLVAHIERFAEDEASEIEIALVDINGPKGGVDKECRVTVRMPGLESIHVTETSETLFQAIDATRDRLEKAVKRAVERRRQGMGNSGMPFDLNADATNY, from the coding sequence ATGAAGGTGCAGCTGCGGGGAGTGCATCTGGGGCTGAACGACAACCTGAAGGCGTACGTGGACACGCATCTGGTGGCGCATATCGAACGGTTCGCCGAGGACGAGGCGTCGGAGATCGAGATCGCGCTCGTGGACATCAACGGGCCCAAGGGAGGCGTGGACAAGGAGTGCCGGGTGACGGTGCGCATGCCCGGACTGGAGTCCATTCACGTGACGGAGACGTCTGAGACGCTGTTCCAGGCCATCGACGCAACGCGTGACCGCCTGGAGAAGGCCGTCAAACGCGCGGTGGAGCGCCGTCGCCAGGGCATGGGGAACAGCGGCATGCCGTTCGACCTCAACGCCGACGCGACGAACTACTAG
- a CDS encoding MXAN_5187 family protein, giving the protein MVRLKFLLFALLVLGLGLAHLPMLSAPLGARAVEGASLQAASGTGEVARRVDARRAEVQSLALKLAGSPQVAAAVRALTPAPAPKSPRDRYGASKDAEETGGMQPLTAERFGALRTAAEAGLPQELQGAVVAVVAGDAVFHARAGAEPSSDTAALDVAALAKAGTSVVDAFGAPHVFASVPLAWSGEGTPAPALTLVVGAPLAADAALQGALDASGAAAVGLAQGDKMVGGVGAAKDRLEGALPRLPAGAKDTVLDSGSLQALGPVQLPAFTQGDAMGGQAPLLVGSRQALTGTPYEVVVLASTAAMLAPLAAYQHTALLALAGLFVLSLVWTALMGGGKKSSDEETVSGGSDTLGWGAAMAAQQSAPAAQPVAQTSPPAPAAVAPVAADPFGSSAASEPLSNPFGSAAHSEPLSNPFGSAAPPAADPFGGADAFPFPGTPAPAADPFAMPPPAAAPLADPFAMPPPQSAAPFAAPPPAAAPLADPFAGVESFPFPSPPAAYPPPAAEPFAPPPAYGHGGAVPFEHPAPSSEPIAPAAPRAGAFAFEDQPTAAYSLQQAANPFALAAAQSSDPESPETTRVAAIPRELLQASTRPTSEAIPMPAPRSTGAQAIPLPMPGVNGAAAAALSEEQHFQDVFREFVTTRERCGEQADGLTYDKFVQKLRKNKEQLVTKYACKTVRFQVYVKEGKAALKATPVKD; this is encoded by the coding sequence ATGGTCCGCCTCAAGTTCCTGCTGTTCGCACTCCTGGTCCTCGGACTGGGCCTGGCTCACCTCCCGATGCTGTCGGCGCCTCTGGGTGCGCGCGCGGTGGAAGGTGCGTCACTCCAGGCCGCGTCGGGCACCGGCGAGGTCGCGCGTCGCGTGGATGCACGCCGCGCGGAAGTGCAATCCCTGGCGCTGAAGCTCGCCGGCAGCCCCCAGGTGGCCGCCGCCGTACGCGCGCTGACGCCCGCGCCCGCGCCGAAGTCTCCGCGCGACCGCTACGGTGCGTCGAAGGACGCGGAGGAGACGGGCGGAATGCAGCCGCTCACCGCGGAGCGCTTCGGCGCGCTGCGCACCGCCGCCGAAGCCGGTCTGCCCCAGGAGCTCCAGGGCGCGGTGGTGGCGGTGGTGGCCGGCGACGCGGTCTTCCACGCGCGCGCGGGCGCCGAGCCTTCCTCGGACACCGCGGCGCTGGATGTCGCGGCGCTCGCCAAGGCGGGCACGTCCGTGGTGGACGCCTTCGGGGCGCCGCACGTGTTCGCGTCCGTGCCGCTCGCGTGGAGCGGTGAGGGGACTCCTGCTCCGGCGCTGACGCTGGTGGTGGGCGCGCCCCTGGCCGCGGATGCCGCGTTGCAGGGCGCGCTGGATGCCTCCGGCGCGGCCGCGGTGGGGCTGGCGCAGGGCGACAAGATGGTGGGCGGCGTGGGCGCGGCGAAGGACCGGCTGGAAGGCGCGCTGCCCCGGCTGCCGGCGGGGGCGAAGGACACGGTGCTGGACTCGGGCTCGCTCCAGGCGCTGGGCCCGGTGCAGCTGCCCGCCTTCACACAAGGTGACGCGATGGGCGGCCAGGCGCCGCTGCTCGTGGGCTCGCGCCAGGCGCTGACGGGGACGCCGTATGAAGTCGTGGTCCTCGCGAGCACGGCGGCGATGCTGGCTCCGCTGGCCGCGTACCAGCACACCGCGCTGCTCGCGCTCGCGGGCCTGTTCGTGCTGAGCCTGGTGTGGACGGCGCTGATGGGCGGGGGCAAGAAGTCCTCCGACGAGGAGACCGTGTCGGGCGGCTCGGACACGCTGGGCTGGGGCGCGGCGATGGCCGCGCAGCAGTCCGCGCCCGCCGCGCAGCCCGTGGCCCAGACGTCGCCGCCGGCTCCGGCCGCCGTGGCGCCGGTGGCCGCGGATCCGTTCGGGTCGAGCGCTGCCTCGGAGCCCCTGTCCAACCCGTTCGGGTCGGCCGCGCACTCGGAGCCCCTGTCCAACCCGTTCGGCTCGGCCGCTCCGCCGGCCGCGGATCCGTTCGGGGGCGCGGACGCGTTCCCCTTCCCGGGCACGCCGGCTCCGGCCGCGGATCCGTTCGCGATGCCGCCCCCGGCCGCCGCGCCGCTGGCGGATCCGTTCGCGATGCCGCCGCCCCAGTCCGCCGCGCCGTTCGCTGCGCCGCCTCCGGCCGCCGCGCCGCTGGCTGATCCGTTCGCCGGGGTGGAGTCGTTCCCGTTCCCGTCTCCGCCCGCGGCCTATCCGCCTCCGGCCGCGGAGCCGTTCGCGCCGCCTCCGGCGTACGGGCACGGGGGCGCGGTGCCCTTCGAGCACCCGGCCCCTTCGTCCGAGCCCATTGCCCCGGCGGCGCCGCGGGCCGGCGCGTTCGCCTTCGAGGATCAGCCCACGGCGGCGTACTCGCTCCAGCAGGCGGCCAATCCGTTCGCTCTGGCGGCGGCGCAGTCCTCGGATCCGGAGTCCCCGGAGACGACGCGCGTGGCGGCGATTCCGCGCGAGCTGCTCCAGGCCAGCACCCGGCCCACGTCGGAGGCCATCCCGATGCCGGCTCCGCGCTCCACCGGGGCGCAGGCCATTCCGCTGCCCATGCCGGGCGTCAACGGCGCGGCGGCGGCGGCGCTGTCGGAGGAGCAGCACTTCCAGGACGTCTTCCGCGAGTTCGTCACCACGCGCGAGCGCTGCGGTGAGCAGGCGGACGGCCTGACGTACGACAAGTTCGTGCAGAAGCTGCGCAAGAACAAGGAGCAGCTCGTCACGAAGTACGCGTGCAAGACGGTGCGCTTCCAGGTCTACGTGAAGGAGGGCAAGGCCGCCCTCAAGGCGACGCCCGTCAAGGACTGA
- a CDS encoding ATP-binding protein — MRLRTRLALAFALLALVPLAVVVPLTLTRLRDTLSRELDARMTAATASAQESLERSAANARRAVEELVESPAMEDLVRDARTAPLRVIQANTAEGLMKSRGLTVLTLFDRNGTVLSSGHLPARRGDPDPALFAVTKEKSPRPVPVRVDVRGDAGLRQVPALVTARPVDYGDVRLWAVGGVVLDDGLAQHLARLTQSDVTLLSGGTQVAHAGSAAPPTVEQVLPLGDAASVRLTFSRAAAREAEEGVMRAFLLLAGLGLGFAALLGLLVSRWMTRPVEALTSGARRVAEGALDVQVTSRATGEVGELVRTFNHMTSELKNTTERLMATERIAAWQEVARRLAHEIKNPLTPIRMSLETLMAAHEARHPSFPTLFKESAGVVLEEVERLRRIVDEFSRFARLPKPQLAPVDLSELTQSVLSLYAAPPEGIQLVPALQTGVVARADRDQLTQVLVNLVKNAEEAMTGKGGSLRVRVKGTDADAIVEVEDEGPGIPLEHRARIFEPYFTTKDGGTGLGLAIAARILQEHGGRLEVGGEPGQGARFSVVLPRAS, encoded by the coding sequence ATGCGCCTGAGGACCCGGCTCGCGCTCGCGTTCGCCCTGCTCGCGCTGGTGCCGCTGGCGGTCGTCGTCCCCCTGACGCTGACGCGCCTGCGCGACACGCTGTCGCGCGAGCTCGACGCGCGCATGACGGCCGCCACCGCCTCCGCGCAGGAGTCCCTGGAGCGCTCCGCCGCCAACGCGCGCCGCGCCGTCGAGGAGTTGGTGGAGAGCCCCGCCATGGAGGACCTCGTGCGCGACGCGCGCACCGCCCCCTTGCGCGTCATCCAGGCCAACACCGCCGAGGGCCTGATGAAGAGCCGCGGCCTCACCGTGCTCACGCTCTTCGACCGCAACGGCACCGTGCTGTCCTCCGGCCACCTGCCCGCCCGGCGCGGCGACCCGGACCCCGCCCTGTTCGCCGTGACGAAGGAGAAGTCCCCCAGGCCCGTCCCCGTCCGCGTGGATGTCCGGGGCGACGCGGGCCTGCGCCAGGTCCCCGCGCTCGTCACCGCGCGCCCCGTGGACTACGGCGACGTGCGCCTGTGGGCCGTGGGCGGCGTGGTGCTGGACGACGGCCTGGCCCAGCACCTGGCCCGCCTCACGCAATCCGACGTGACGCTCCTGTCCGGCGGCACCCAGGTCGCGCACGCCGGCAGCGCGGCCCCGCCCACCGTGGAGCAGGTGCTGCCGCTGGGTGACGCTGCCTCCGTGCGCCTCACCTTCAGCCGCGCCGCCGCGCGCGAAGCCGAAGAGGGCGTCATGCGCGCGTTCCTCCTGCTCGCCGGCCTGGGCCTGGGCTTCGCGGCGCTCCTGGGCCTGCTGGTGTCGCGCTGGATGACGCGGCCCGTGGAGGCCCTCACCTCCGGCGCCCGCCGTGTGGCGGAAGGCGCGCTGGACGTCCAGGTGACATCCCGCGCCACCGGCGAGGTGGGCGAACTGGTCCGGACGTTCAACCACATGACGTCCGAGCTGAAGAACACCACCGAGCGGCTGATGGCCACCGAGCGCATCGCCGCGTGGCAGGAGGTCGCCCGGCGGCTGGCGCACGAAATCAAGAACCCCCTCACCCCCATCCGCATGTCGCTGGAGACGCTGATGGCCGCGCACGAGGCGCGCCACCCCAGCTTCCCCACCCTCTTCAAGGAGAGCGCGGGCGTGGTGCTGGAGGAGGTGGAGCGGCTGCGGCGCATCGTGGACGAGTTCAGCCGCTTCGCCCGCCTGCCCAAGCCCCAGCTCGCCCCGGTGGACCTGAGCGAGCTGACCCAGAGTGTCCTGTCGCTCTACGCCGCGCCCCCCGAAGGCATCCAGCTGGTCCCCGCGCTCCAGACGGGCGTGGTGGCCCGCGCGGACCGCGACCAGCTCACCCAGGTGCTCGTCAACCTGGTGAAGAACGCGGAGGAAGCCATGACGGGCAAGGGCGGAAGCCTGCGCGTGCGCGTGAAGGGCACGGACGCGGACGCCATCGTGGAGGTGGAGGACGAAGGCCCCGGCATCCCCCTGGAGCACCGCGCCCGCATCTTCGAGCCCTACTTCACCACCAAGGACGGCGGCACCGGCCTGGGGCTCGCCATCGCCGCGCGCATCCTCCAGGAGCACGGCGGCCGCCTGGAGGTCGGCGGAGAGCCGGGCCAGGGCGCCCGCTTCAGCGTCGTGCTCCCCCGCGCGAGCTGA